In Vibrio japonicus, one DNA window encodes the following:
- a CDS encoding 7-cyano-7-deazaguanine/7-aminomethyl-7-deazaguanine transporter: protein MSNFTPAQQRKALFFLTLFHLIIIASSNYLVQLPFTIFGFHTTWGAFTFPFIFLATDLTVRVFGAQLARRIIFLVMLPALAVSYALSVLFYEGQFQGFAQLSEFNLFVARIAAASFMAYLLGQILDVHVFNRLRQLKQWWVAPTCSTLFGNALDTIAFFAIAFYQSPDPFMAEHWTEIALVDYGFKLVISLGLFVPMYGVLLNYLVKKLTAVNPEFKMVGAN from the coding sequence ATGAGTAACTTTACCCCTGCGCAGCAGCGCAAAGCCCTTTTCTTTTTGACCCTGTTTCACCTGATCATTATTGCATCGAGCAACTATCTGGTTCAGCTTCCGTTTACCATCTTTGGTTTTCATACCACTTGGGGTGCTTTCACTTTCCCATTTATTTTCTTAGCAACGGATTTAACGGTTCGTGTCTTTGGTGCACAGTTGGCTCGTCGTATTATCTTCTTGGTAATGTTGCCAGCCTTGGCAGTGTCGTACGCGCTGTCAGTCTTGTTCTATGAAGGCCAGTTCCAAGGTTTTGCTCAGTTGAGTGAGTTTAACCTGTTTGTCGCACGTATTGCTGCGGCGAGTTTTATGGCGTATCTACTTGGTCAAATCCTTGATGTGCACGTATTCAACCGTCTGCGTCAGCTAAAACAATGGTGGGTCGCGCCTACGTGTTCAACGTTGTTTGGTAACGCGCTAGATACCATTGCTTTCTTTGCGATTGCTTTCTACCAAAGCCCAGATCCATTTATGGCGGAGCATTGGACAGAGATCGCCTTGGTCGATTATGGCTTCAAGCTAGTCATTAGCTTGGGTCTGTTTGTCCCAATGTACGGCGTGTTGTTGAACTACTTAGTGAAGAAGCTGACCGCAGTGAATCCAGAGTTCAAGATGGTCGGTGCAAACTAA
- the gppA gene encoding guanosine-5'-triphosphate,3'-diphosphate diphosphatase, whose product MSQAVSSPLYAAIDLGSNSFHMLVVRHIDGSVQTMAKIKRKVRLAAGLDEHNALSLEAMQRGWDCLSLFAERLQDIPKENIRIVGTATLRTATNVEKFLEKANQILGYDIEVICGEEEAATIYKGVAHTSGGSGRRLVVDIGGASTELIIGEGFEAKALTSLKMGCVTWLERHFKDRQLTSTNFNNAIQAAKDTLQPILEQYTQIGWDVCVGASGTVQALQEIMLAQGMDEVITLAKLKRLQKQAMRAEHLEELEIEGLTLERALVFPSGLSILIAIFELLEIDSMTLAGGALREGLVYEMVEELKQDDIRARTIASVQSRYQIDTSYGDQVASMAAKLLRQCQQDWINEEQGHILLDTAAKLHEIGLTIDFKKGGEHNAYLLQNLDLPGYTRAQKHLLGEVARRYRDQLTSLPEQHAISGTSAKRVLRLLRVAVLLSHRRNPDLEPAFTLSSDGDKLTLSIDAQWLEANPLTAAELEIEANRQTDIGWPLNVIAK is encoded by the coding sequence ATGAGCCAAGCAGTATCATCTCCGCTATATGCAGCCATCGATCTCGGATCGAACAGTTTTCATATGCTCGTTGTGCGTCATATAGATGGAAGCGTACAAACTATGGCTAAGATAAAACGCAAGGTTCGCCTAGCCGCTGGGTTAGATGAACATAATGCTCTTAGTCTGGAAGCCATGCAGCGAGGTTGGGACTGCCTGAGCTTATTTGCTGAACGACTTCAGGATATTCCGAAAGAGAATATTCGTATTGTGGGTACAGCTACGCTTCGTACCGCGACAAACGTTGAAAAGTTTCTGGAAAAAGCAAACCAGATCTTAGGTTACGATATTGAAGTTATCTGTGGAGAAGAGGAAGCCGCCACTATTTATAAAGGTGTTGCGCATACCTCTGGAGGCAGTGGCCGCCGCCTGGTAGTCGATATTGGCGGTGCCAGTACCGAGCTAATTATCGGTGAAGGCTTTGAAGCGAAAGCTTTGACTAGCCTTAAGATGGGCTGCGTGACTTGGCTAGAACGTCATTTTAAAGATCGCCAGCTAACGTCGACAAACTTTAATAACGCGATTCAAGCAGCTAAAGACACCTTGCAACCTATCTTAGAGCAATACACGCAGATAGGTTGGGACGTGTGTGTCGGTGCTTCTGGTACAGTGCAAGCGTTGCAAGAAATCATGTTGGCACAGGGCATGGATGAGGTGATTACACTCGCCAAGCTAAAACGTCTTCAGAAACAGGCGATGCGTGCTGAGCACCTTGAAGAACTTGAAATTGAAGGGCTAACCTTAGAGCGAGCACTGGTATTTCCAAGCGGCCTATCTATATTGATCGCCATTTTTGAGCTGTTAGAAATTGATTCGATGACACTAGCAGGCGGCGCGCTGCGTGAAGGCTTAGTCTACGAGATGGTAGAAGAGCTAAAGCAAGACGATATTCGTGCGCGCACGATCGCTAGTGTACAAAGCCGCTACCAAATCGATACTAGCTACGGTGACCAAGTCGCCTCTATGGCAGCCAAGCTTTTAAGGCAATGCCAACAAGATTGGATCAATGAAGAGCAAGGGCACATTCTGCTTGATACCGCCGCCAAGCTACACGAAATTGGTCTCACGATTGACTTCAAGAAAGGTGGTGAGCACAACGCTTACCTACTTCAAAACCTTGATCTACCTGGCTACACTCGCGCACAAAAACACCTATTGGGTGAAGTGGCGCGACGCTACCGTGATCAACTGACGTCACTCCCAGAACAGCACGCCATTTCTGGTACAAGTGCTAAACGTGTTTTACGCCTACTGCGCGTTGCCGTTCTATTGTCACATCGTAGAAATCCAGATTTGGAGCCAGCGTTTACGCTAAGTTCGGATGGAGACAAACTGACATTATCAATTGACGCCCAGTGGCTAGAGGCAAACCCTCTTACTGCGGCCGAGCTTGAAATCGAAGCCAACCGACAAACGGATATTGGCTGGCCACTGAACGTGATTGCCAAATAG
- the rhlB gene encoding ATP-dependent RNA helicase RhlB, with translation MKKTHITEQKFADLGLHAQVTEGLIKKGFEFCTPIQALALPVLLTGQDIAGQAQTGTGKTLAFLTATFNHLLNTPEHEGRKPTQPRAIIMAPTRELAIQIYNDAAPLIESTGIKAALAYGGESYDKQLAKLEQGVDVLIGTTGRIIDFYKQRVFNLNHIQAVVLDEADRMFDLGFIKDIRFLFRRMPEPKERLNMLFSATLSYRVQELAFEHMHNPEHVVVEPEQKTGHRIQEELFYPSNEHKMALLQTLIEEEWPDRAIIFANTKHKCDSVWGHLAADGHRVGLLTGDVPQKKRERILDQFTKGEVDILVATDVAARGLHIPQVTHVYNYDLPDDCEDYVHRIGRTGRAGASGHSISFACEDYAINLPAIEEYIEHAIPVSDYDPSALIEDLPAPIRMRSNRPQQRRTNTGGSRSNNRRQNTRSRPRQQKDS, from the coding sequence ATGAAAAAGACGCATATCACAGAGCAAAAGTTCGCCGATTTGGGATTGCATGCCCAAGTTACTGAAGGTTTGATTAAAAAAGGGTTCGAATTTTGTACCCCAATTCAAGCCTTGGCGTTGCCGGTACTGCTCACCGGCCAAGACATTGCAGGTCAGGCTCAAACAGGGACAGGTAAAACCCTGGCTTTCTTGACTGCTACTTTTAACCACCTACTGAATACGCCTGAACATGAAGGCCGTAAACCAACTCAGCCGCGTGCCATCATCATGGCCCCTACGCGTGAGTTAGCTATTCAGATCTACAACGACGCAGCGCCTCTAATCGAAAGCACAGGTATTAAAGCCGCACTTGCTTACGGCGGAGAAAGCTACGACAAACAGCTTGCCAAACTAGAGCAAGGTGTTGACGTTTTGATCGGTACGACTGGCCGAATCATTGACTTCTACAAGCAACGAGTGTTCAACCTAAACCACATTCAAGCAGTAGTATTAGACGAAGCGGATCGCATGTTTGACCTTGGCTTTATTAAGGACATTCGTTTCCTATTCCGCCGTATGCCTGAACCAAAAGAGCGTTTGAACATGCTGTTTTCTGCGACGCTGTCTTACCGCGTACAAGAGCTGGCGTTCGAGCACATGCATAATCCAGAGCACGTGGTAGTAGAGCCTGAACAGAAAACCGGTCACCGTATCCAAGAAGAGCTGTTCTACCCATCCAACGAACACAAAATGGCGCTGCTTCAAACTCTGATTGAAGAAGAATGGCCAGACCGTGCAATTATTTTCGCTAACACCAAGCACAAGTGTGATTCGGTTTGGGGACATTTAGCTGCAGATGGTCATCGTGTTGGTCTACTAACGGGTGATGTACCGCAGAAGAAACGTGAACGCATTCTGGATCAATTCACTAAAGGTGAAGTGGATATTCTGGTTGCGACCGACGTTGCTGCCCGTGGTCTGCACATTCCACAAGTGACACACGTTTATAACTACGATTTACCAGACGATTGTGAGGACTACGTACACCGTATTGGTCGTACAGGTCGTGCTGGTGCAAGCGGTCACTCGATTAGCTTTGCTTGTGAAGATTACGCAATCAACTTGCCAGCAATCGAAGAGTATATAGAACACGCGATTCCAGTTTCTGATTACGACCCAAGCGCGCTGATTGAAGATCTTCCAGCTCCAATTCGTATGCGTTCTAATCGTCCGCAACAGCGCCGTACTAATACTGGTGGTTCACGTTCAAACAACCGTCGCCAAAACACTCGCTCTCGTCCGCGTCAACAGAAGGATTCTTAA
- the trxA gene encoding thioredoxin TrxA yields the protein MSDKILQLTDDGFENDVINAAGPVLVDFWAEWCGPCKMIAPILDEVAEEYEGKLTIGKLNIDQNAGTPPKFGIRGIPTLLLFKDGSVAATKVGALSKTQLKEFLDANL from the coding sequence ATGAGTGATAAGATTTTGCAGCTAACTGATGACGGTTTTGAAAACGATGTAATCAACGCTGCAGGCCCTGTATTAGTAGACTTTTGGGCAGAATGGTGTGGTCCTTGTAAGATGATTGCTCCGATTCTGGACGAAGTCGCTGAAGAGTACGAAGGCAAACTCACTATCGGTAAACTAAATATCGACCAAAACGCAGGTACACCACCTAAATTTGGTATTCGCGGTATTCCAACGTTGCTTCTATTTAAAGATGGCAGCGTAGCAGCAACTAAAGTAGGCGCGCTGTCTAAGACTCAACTAAAAGAGTTCCTAGACGCAAACCTGTAA
- the rho gene encoding transcription termination factor Rho, which translates to MNLTELKNRPVSDLVKLGESLGLENLARLRKQDIIFAILKAHAKSGEDIFGDGVLEILQDGFGFLRSADSSYLAGPDDIYVSPSQIRRFNLRTGDSIAGKIRPPKDGERYFALLKVNTVNDDKPDNARNKILFENLTPLHANERMVMERGNGSTEDITARVLDLASPIGKGQRGLIVAPPKAGKTMLLQNIAQSIAYNHPECELMVLLIDERPEEVTEMQRLVKGEVIASTFDEPASRHVQVAEMVIEKAKRLVEHKKDVVILLDSITRLARAYNTVVPSSGKVLTGGVDANALHRPKRFFGAARNVEEGGSLTIIATALVDTGSKMDEVIYEEFKGTGNMELHLNRKIAEKRVFPAIDFNRSGTRREELLTKTDELQKMWILRKIVHPMGETDAMEFLIDKLAMTKTNDEFFDAMRRQ; encoded by the coding sequence ATGAATCTAACAGAACTGAAAAACAGACCTGTGTCTGATCTTGTAAAACTTGGCGAAAGCTTGGGCCTTGAAAACCTTGCGCGTCTAAGAAAACAAGACATCATCTTCGCCATCCTTAAAGCGCATGCGAAAAGTGGTGAAGATATTTTTGGCGACGGGGTTCTGGAAATACTTCAAGACGGTTTTGGTTTCCTACGTAGTGCCGACAGTTCATATTTGGCCGGCCCTGATGATATCTACGTATCTCCTAGCCAGATTCGTCGCTTCAACCTACGTACAGGTGACTCAATTGCAGGTAAGATTCGTCCACCAAAAGACGGTGAACGTTACTTTGCTCTGTTAAAAGTTAACACAGTTAACGACGACAAACCGGATAATGCGCGTAACAAGATTCTTTTTGAGAACTTAACACCGCTGCATGCTAACGAACGCATGGTGATGGAACGCGGTAATGGCTCGACAGAAGACATTACGGCACGTGTATTGGATTTGGCTTCACCAATCGGTAAAGGTCAGCGTGGTCTGATTGTTGCTCCGCCAAAAGCGGGTAAGACAATGCTACTGCAAAACATCGCGCAGAGCATTGCCTACAACCATCCTGAGTGTGAGTTGATGGTACTGCTTATCGATGAGCGTCCGGAAGAAGTAACGGAAATGCAGCGCCTAGTTAAAGGTGAAGTGATCGCGTCTACGTTTGATGAGCCAGCGTCTCGTCACGTACAAGTGGCAGAAATGGTTATCGAGAAAGCGAAGCGTCTTGTTGAGCACAAAAAAGACGTCGTTATTCTTCTTGATTCTATTACTCGTCTAGCGCGTGCATACAACACCGTTGTGCCATCGTCAGGTAAAGTACTGACTGGTGGTGTGGATGCAAACGCTCTGCATCGTCCGAAGCGCTTCTTCGGTGCGGCACGTAATGTAGAAGAGGGCGGTAGCTTAACGATCATCGCAACAGCACTGGTTGATACTGGTTCTAAGATGGATGAAGTTATCTACGAAGAATTTAAAGGTACAGGTAACATGGAATTGCACCTGAACCGTAAGATTGCTGAGAAGCGTGTCTTCCCTGCGATTGACTTCAACCGTTCTGGTACTCGTCGTGAAGAACTTCTTACGAAGACAGACGAACTACAAAAAATGTGGATCCTGCGTAAGATTGTTCATCCAATGGGTGAAACCGATGCGATGGAATTCCTCATTGATAAACTGGCAATGACGAAGACCAATGATGAGTTCTTTGATGCAATGCGTCGCCAGTAA